The following DNA comes from Rhodopseudomonas boonkerdii.
CGAAGTCTATGAGCGCAATGTCGGCGACGGTTCGAAGCTGAAGATCCCGCGCGGCCTGAACCAGATCTGGAGCGCCGGCGGCATTCAATACGCGCCGCCGATTCGCTAACCAACACTCCTCACTGTCCACTGTCATCGCCCGGCTTGACCGGGCGATCCAGTAGACACTGACTTTTGAAATAGAATACTGCGCCTGTGTTTACTGGATCACCCGCTTTCGCGGGTGATGACAGGCGGAGGCGGAACGACCTACATTCCCCTCAATACTTCTTCAGCTTCGCTAACTGATCCGCGTGATAGTTGCTGTCGCCCAGCAGCTCCTGGCACACCCGTGCGCGCTTCATGAACAGGCCGATGTCGAACTGGTCGGTCATGCCCATGCCGCCGTGCATCTGCACGCCCTCCTGCACCGCCAGCGTCGCCGTGGTGCCGGCCTTCGCCTTGGCGACGGCCACCGCAGCCGCTGCGTTCGGGGCCTCAGCGTCGAGCAACTGCAACGCCTTCATCGCGGCGGCGCGCGTCACTTCGATCTCCGTATAGAGATGCGCGGCGCGGTGTTGCAGCGCCTGGAACTCACCGATCAGCTTACCGAACTGCTTGCGTTCTTTCAGATAGGTCACCGTACGGCCGAATACCTCGTCCGACAGCCCCACCATCTCCGCCGCAGCAGCAGCCCGGCCGATATTCAGCACGCGGTCGAGCAGCGCACCGCCCTGGTCGACTTCGCCGAGCACGCTGTCGGCATCGACAGCGACATTGTCGAATGCGACTCGCGCCGCGTTATGCGCATCGACCATGACTGTGCGCTCGATGGTGATACCTGTCGCCTTGGGATCGACGGCGAACAATGTCAGCCCTTCGCGCTCGCCCGGCGTACCGCCGCTGCGCGCGGCGACAATCAGGAGATCGGCCACATGACCGTCGACCACGAAAGCCTTGTCGCCGCTGAGTTTGAAACCGTTGCCGGCGCGCTCCGCCTTCATCGCGATGTGGTGCGGACGATGCTTGTTGCCTTCATCCACGGCCAGCGCGGCGAGCAGCGAACCGTCGACGATCTTCGGCAGCCAGGCCGCCTGTTGTGCCTCGCTGCCGCCGCGCAGCGCAGTAACCGATAGCACCGAGGTGGCAAAGAACGGCGACGGCATCAGCGTGCGCCCGATCTCCTCCATGATGACACCGGCCTCGACGGCTCCAAGCCCGCTGCCGCCATGGGCTTCCGGCACCAGGAGACCGGCAAAGCCCATTTCGGCAAAGGTCTTCCAATGATCGCGTGAGAAGCCGGTCGCGTCCTTGCTGTCGCGCAGCTGCCGGAAATGGGCGATCGGCGCCTTGTCGCCGATGAAGCCGCGCGCGGAGTCGCGGAGCATGGTCTGTTCTTCGTTGAGGAGGAGAGGCATGGGATGATCCGATTTCGGTTGTTCTCATTCAGTCCCTCATGGTGAGGAGCGCGCCACTTGCGCGCGTCTCGAACCATGAGATGTGGAGTTCCATCGCCATCCTTCGAGACGCCGCTGCGCGACTCCTCAGGATGAGGGCGGAGTGGAGGCCAAGCTACGCCCCCGGCAAATCCAGGATGCGCTTGGCGACGATCCCCAGCATCACTTCGCTGGTGCCGCCTTCGATGGAATTCGCTTTGGTGCGCAGCCACGCACGTGGTCTGGCGCCTTCATGCGACCGCGGGCTCTCCCACTCCAGCGCGCCGATGCCGCCGGCCGACATCAGAATTTCATAGCGACGTTTGTTGAGTTCGGTGCCATAATATTTCATCGCCGATGAAAACGCCGGATGCCCCTGCCCGGCCTTGGCGAGATCGACCGCGCGCTCGGCTGCGCAGGCGAGAGCCGCCTCGTCCACCTCGAAACTCGCGATCTGCCCGCGCAGCATCGCATCGTCGAGCCGTCCTTGCGCATCCACACCGACCGAATCTGCCGCGATCTGGCCGAGCGGACGGCCGACGCCGCGCTCGCCCATCCCGGAAATCATCGCGCGCTCATGCTGCAGCAGATACTTGGCGACATCCCAGCCGCGATTGACGGTGCCGACCACATGGGATTTCGGCACCCGGACATTGTCGAAGAATGTCTCGCAGAACGGTGATTTGCCGGAGATCAACAGGATCGGCTTGGTGGAGACGCCCGGCGAGGTCATGTCGAACAGAATGAAGCTGATGCCGTCATGTTTCTTCGCCGCGGGATCGGTGCGCACGAGGCAGAAGATCCAGTCGGCATAATTGGCGTAGGACGTCCAGATCTTCTGGCCGTTGATGACGTAGTGATCGCCGTCGCTCTCCGCGCGGGTCTGCAGCGAGGCGAGATCGGAGCCGGCATTGGGCTCGGAATAGCCCTGGCACCAGCGGATCAGACCGGCCGCGATCTTGGGCAGATGCTCTTTCTTCTGCTCGTCGTTGCCATATTTCAAAAGCGCCGGCCCGAGCATCCAGATGCCGAAGCTCGACAGCGGTGGCCGTGCGCCGATCCGCGCCATCTCTTCACGCAGGATTTTCGCCTCGGCGCCATCGAGACCGCCGCCGCCATATTGTTTCGGCCAGTCCGGCACGGTCCAGCCCTTGTCGCGCATACGTTCGAACCAGAGGCGCTGCGGCTCCGATGCGAATTTCGTATTACGTCCGCCCCAGAACACATCCTCGTCAGCCGTCACCGGTTTGCGCATTTCCGGCGGGCAGTTGGCCTCCAGCCAGGCGCGGGTGTCGCTGCGGAATTGATCGAGATCCGACATCGGGTGTTTCCTGTTGTTTGTGGGCAGACGCACCGCATCCGCCATTGTTGTCGCGCGAAGCTTACCCGGCGGATCGTGGAATTCAATGCCCTGTCGCGCCGCACGAAGACGCGCTAGCCTTGGCATTCCAGCGTTTCGCCGGACGACAAACGAACAAGAACACACGAGGAAATCCCATGCGCCTGAAACTTCTTTCGCCTGGCGAAATGAGCGTCGATCAGAAGGCGATTTATGACGAGTCCATTGCCAGCAAACGCGGCAAGCCGCCGGAGCCGATGATGGCCTGGCTTGCCAGCCCCGAGATGGCGCGTCACGCCACGCGGCTCGGCGCTTTCCTGCGCTACGACACATCGCTCTCTGCGGCGCATGCGGAGTTGGCGATTCTCGTCACAGCCCGGCATTGGACGGCGCATTTCGAATGGTACGCGCACAAAAAGTTCGCGCTCGCCGGCGGCCTCGACCCGGCCATCATCGAGGACATCAAGAATCGCCGTACGCCAACTTTCACCGAAACGAAGGAGCGCGTGATCTATGATGTAGCCAAATCGCTGCATGAAGCGCAGGGACTATCGCAGCCGCTGTATGACGAGGCTGTCGACGTGCTCGGCGCCAAGGCACTTGTCGAGATCATCGGCCTGTGCGGTTACTACACGATGGTCTCGATGACGCTGAACACCTATCAGTTCGGCCTGCCGGACGGGCAGGTGTCGGAGCTCTTGTAACGCTCGACCGTAGGGCGGATGAGCGAAGCGTAATCCGCCGGCCGAGTTCATGGTGGAAACTCCGCGGCGGATTACGCCTTCGGCTCATCCGCCCTACGGCAGTGAGCTTTTTAGAAACGATGGGTTTCGCGAAGACGCTCTACCCATCCTACAGCACCGTGCCTAAATCCTCCTGATCGCATCATCACATCAGGAGCCTCGTCATGCCCACCGCCAACCCGCCGATTCCCGCTGGTACGCGGATCGGGCATGTCCATCTCAAGGTCGCCGATCTCGATCGGGCACTCGGCTTCTATCGGGATGTACTCGGCTTCCAGGTCAAGCAACGCTATGGCGACCAGGCGGTGTTCATTGCTGCCGGCGACTATCACCATCATATCGGACTCAACACCTGGGAGAGCAAAGGCGGCCATCCGCCTGCGCCCGGCACCACCGGCCTCTTCCACACCGCTATCCTCTATCCGACCCGGGCCGCCCTCGCCGATGCCTTGCATCGGGTGCGCGCCGCCGGCATCCCGCTGGACGGCGCCAGCGATCACGGTGTCAGCGAGGCGCTGTATCTGCGCGACCCCGACCAGAACGGCGTGGAGCTCTACTGGGACCGTCCGGAAAGCGAGTGGCCGCGCGACGCGAATGGCGAGATTGCGATGTTCACGAAGCGATTGGATGTGGAAGACTTGTTGAAGGCGAGAGAAGTCTGACCTCCACTCCGCCCTCATCCTGAGTGTCTGACTGGAAACGCGGTCCGTAGTTTGGCGCTGCTGGTTGCCTAGGCGGGACGCAACACACTCTGTCCCTCCCGCCTGAACGCAGTTGCGTTCAGGCTGAGGTGAGGAGGCGCGTAGCGCCGTCTCGAACCATGAGATGGCTTGGCTCGAAGCCTTTTCGGCCATCCTTCGAGACGCCGCTGCGCGGCTCCTCAGGATGAGGGACGGAGAATCGAGATCCTGAGAGTCTCCACCGCGAAGTTGGCCGGCGGATTAAGCTTCATTAATCCGCTCTACGGCCGCGAATCATGATCATCATAGCTGCAATCACCTGCAGTGCCATGCAGCTATAGAACGGCACACTGTAGCTGCCCGAAATATCCCTCAGCCAGCCGACAATGCCCGGCCCGAATGCGTAGGTGACCTGCGTCACCGAAGTGATCAGGCTCACCAGCACGCCGAAAGCGCGTGGATCGAATTCGCGCTGCACGATCAACGCCGGCAGTGTGATCAGATTCCCCACCGAGAATCCAAACAAGGCGCAGGCGACAAACACCAGCGGCGCGCTCTGCGTATTGACGACGATGGCCAGCGCCACCGCCTGGCTGAGAAAGGACAAGGCCGACGCCAGCCGCTGATTGAGCCGATCGATCACCGTCGAGAACAGCACGCGGCCGACGACGGCCATGATGGTCATTAACGAGACTGCCGCGGCCGCGCGCTCGCGGCCGATCACCGGATCCAGAAACGAGATCAGGTGCACGATGAATCCGACCTGCGCAAACAGTCCCAACGCGAAAGCGATGGTCACCGTGAGGAACGCCACATTACGCATCGCCTCGGCACGAAAACGCGTCGATGACGGCGTGTTGGCCGCCGCCACATGGCCAACGCCGGCGCGATGCGGCGGATGGCCGACAAACAGCAGGATCACCGGCACCAGCAGCAGCAACATCGCCGCGACGGCCGCCACCGTGGCGCCGGCGAAGCCGAACGCATTGCTCGCCGCCACCATCAATGGCACGCCGACGATGCCACCAAAACTCGCGCCGTTGAGCGCGAGGCTGATCGCCATGCCGCGCTTCTTGTCGAACCACAGGCCAAGCGTGTTGGTGATGGCACCGAGGCTGGTGCCGGCCCAGCCGAAGGCGAGCAGAACGTTCACTGCATAGAGCTGCCAGGGCGCCGTGATCTGGCCGAGCAGGATCGTGGCAACGCTGAGCATGCCGACGCCGGCAAGCAGCGTGTTGCGCGGCCCGAGCATCCGCATCGCCTCGCTGACAAAGGCAACCATCAGGGCGCCGACGAGATAGAAGAAGGTCGTCGCCGTCGCGATGATCGAGGCTGGCCAACCGTGTACGCGCTGAAGTTCCGCGAGATAGACGCTTTGTCCATAGAAGCCGAGCGCCCATCCGAAAGTGGCAAGCACGAAGCAAACACCTACGATCCGCCAGCCCTCATAACGAATCGAAGTTTCGCCGTCTGTCCCGTGTGAAGTTGCGTCCATTCCGGATCTGCTTTCGTTACGTTTCCTCAGCACATGCTGCTCTGCGACAACACGCCGCGTGAGATGTAGCACCGTTCCACGCATTAACCACCCGTTTTACCGGGAAAATCCTGCATTCCTTAGCTTCGCGGCCAAGCCATCCGGTCGATCACGTTCTTGGCAGGTGAACTCGGCGACGCCATATGCTAGGGACATTGCAGATGGAGGATTTGAAACCGTGAACGCTCTTGCTGAAGTGACCGAACAGACCGACCGCTCGCTCCTGATCGTTGAGGACGACAAGCCGTTTCTGGAACGCCTGTCACGCGCGATGGAGACACGCGGCTTTACCGTTACCTCCTGCGATACCGTCTCCGACGGCCTTGCTCATATCGGCAAATCGGCGCCGGCTTTTGCCGTGGTCGATCTTCGCCTCGGCGACGGCAACGGCCTCGATGTCGTGTCCGCGTTGAAGCAGCAGCGCCCGGATGCGCGCGCCATCGTGCTCACCGGTTATGGCAACATCGCCACCGCTGTGACCGCCGTGAAGATGGGCGCCGTCGACTATCTGTCGAAGCCGGCCGATGCCGATGACGTCGTCAATGCACTGCTTGCAATCGACAGCGACAAGTCGGAACTGCCGAGCAATCCGATGTCGGCCGACCGCGTGCGCTGGGAACATATCCAGCGCATCTATGAAATGTGCAACCGCAACGTCTCGGAAACCGCGCGCCGCCTGAACATGCATCGCCGCACCCTGCAGCGCATTCTCGCCAAGCGCGCCCCGCGGTAAGCGCGCCTAACAGCTAGAGCTCATTCGGCAAGGCTGCATGACCTTGAGGGTCGTGCAGCCTGTTGAGTCTGTAGGCTGCCGTCATTGCGAAACGCAACATCATGGATTTGCGCGTCGCAGCCGCAAGCCTGTGTTCCGGCGCCTCGCATTGCACATGCGCGCCATAGGCATCCGCCACGATCAATCCGGTATCGGCAGGGAAAATCTCGCAGGGCAAATCCTGCGTGAAAGCAAAGAACAGCCGGTCGCAATGGGCGCGGTAATCCGGCCATTTCTGGTCGGCGCGCAAATCCTCCACCGATGATTTGATCTCGACGATCCAGATCTCGCCCTTCTCGTTCATCGCCACCAGATCCGCCCGCCGCCCCGAAGGCAGCGGCAGCTCGGCAACACACGAAAATCCGAGCGAGCGCAGCAGGCGCGCGGTTCCACGCGCGACAGCCAGCGCCGTTTCGGACTGACGGCGATCGAAAATCAGCGTCGGGGTTTGAACGGCGGTCGATTCCATAGCGACGAACTTAGCCGATTTCGGCGGGAGCACCCAATACATCCCAACGAGGCCGGCCGCTGGAATGTCGCTGTGCTGCCTCCGTGTTGCCACACGCGACAAAACCGGCGCTGCCAATGACCGTGTCCATTCACCCGCGCGTGATCAAGCGAAAGAACCGGAGACAATCCATGAGCTTAGCCCGTATCGGCCGTGTCGCCCTGATCGTCGCTGCCGCAAGTCTGCCTCAAGCCGCTTTCACGTCATTTGCGCACGCAAAACCCACCGTAGAGGTCGCTTTCGTGCTGGATACGACCGGCTCTATGGCCGGCCTGATCGAAGGCGCGAAACGCAAAATCTGGTCGATTGCCACTTCGATCCTTGACCAGAATCCCGATGCCGACATCCGTATGGGACTCGTCGCCTATCGCGACATCGGCGATGAGTATGTGACGAAGAAATTCGACCTCACCACCGATATTCAGGATCTCTATGCCAATCTGCTGCAAGTGAGAGCGCAGGGCGGCGGCGACTGGCCCGAAAGCGTCAACGAGGCGCTCGATGTCGCCATCAACAAGCTGCAATGGTCCAAGGGTGGCGATATCAGGCGCATCGTGTTCCTGGTCGGCGACGCCCCACCGCATATGGATTATGCGCAGGATACTAAGTACGAGACGACGATGAAGGTGGCGCAGCAGAAAGAGATCATCGTCAACGCCGTCCTTGCCGGCGGCGCCCGCGATACCGAACGCGCCTGGCGCGACATCGCCCAGCGCGGCGACGGTCGCTTTATCGCGATCCCGCAGGATGGCGGACAGGTGGTGATCATCGAGACGCCGTATGATGAGGAGATCATCATCCTGCAAAACGAGATCAACAAGACCGTGATCCCCTACGGTCCCCGCACGCTGCAGAAGCGCACCGAGGAAAAGACGCGGCAGTTATCGGAAGTCGCCCGCGCAGCGCCAGCCTCGGCATCGGACATGGCGAGCTATATCAACAAACGGGCAAAGCTGTCGTCGGAGGCTGTAACCGGTGGCGGCGATCTGGTCGCCGATGTGGCGTCGGGCAGCAAGAGGCTCGATGGCGTCAAGGATGATGAGCTGCCGGAGTCGCTGCGAAAACTGTCGATGCGGGATCGCACGGCTGAGCTCGAAAAGCAGATGACCTTACGTAAGGAGCTTAACGCCAAGCTCACCGCGCTGGTCGTCAAACGTGACGCCTATGTGGCCGCGCAGCGCGACAAGACGGGGGCACCGAAGGCCTCGTCCTTCGATCGCGAGGTGGAGGCGACATTGAAAGTGCAGCTCAAGAAGTAGTTTAACATCGGAATAGTGGCCCCTCGCCGCCCGGCTTCACCGGGCCGGTGCGGGGATGCGGCCCGCTCGAATTTGCATCGCGCTTCCTCTTCCATCCGTAAGAAAAATCGGCATTGTGGCGCGATGACAGAGAACGCACCCAAAGCTCAAGCCGGCGGCACCATCATTCCGGTGACGCTGTTTCAGCAGAACTGCATGCTCCTGTGGGACGAAGCCACCCGACAGGCGGTGGTGATCGATCCCGGCGGCGACGTGCCGCTGATCCGGGAGGCAATTGCCAAGGCCAATGTGCAGGTCGGGCAGATTTGGCTCACCCATGGCCATATCGATCATGTCGGCGGCGCCGCCGAACTGCGCGATGCGCTGAAGGTCGAGATCATCGGCCCGCACAAGGCCGACGAATTCCTGCTCGACAACGTCGAGTCCTCAGGCGCCAATTACGGCATCGCCGGCGTGCGCAACTTCAAGCCGGACCGATGGCTCGAGGAGGGCGATATCGTCAGCGTCGGCGGCCTCTCCTTCGAGATCCTGCACTGTCCCGGCCATTCACCCGGCAGCGTCGTCTATTACAGCAAGGGTATGAAATTTGCCCATGTGGGCGATGTATTGTTTGCCGGCTCTGTCGGCCGGACCGATCTCCCGGGCGGGAGCCACGAGACGCTGATCAGCTCGATCATGAACAAGCTGATTCCCCTCGGCGACGATGTAGGTTTCATCTGCGGTCACGGACCAGGGTCCAGCATCGGCCAGGAGCGGATGACCAATCCCTTTCTCACAGGGATGGCCTGACCGAGAACACTCAGCCGACGTGGTCGGGATTGATCCAGTCCTCGATCTGCGAGGCCGCGATGGTGCGCTTCGGCTGATAGGGATTCAGCGTGCCGGCCGTTGCGGTCCAGCCTTTTGCGAGGATCTCGCGGGCAAAGATCTTCGCATCGATTTCGGATTTGAACGTCTTTGTCGTCCGCGCCGGGCCCGGAGGGCGGGGATCCGATTTCACGGCACGGTCTGGCCCGAAGGCAACATACCAAGTATCAGGTTTCGTCATCATGATGCGTAGTAACGCCAAATGTGACAAAAAGTTGCACGTATTGCGGCAACTCTCTTTTTTGTAGCGAAGTTGCAGAGCTTAACAAGACAGGCCGCCCAACCGGAGCGGCCTGCAGTTTGGAAGAGTGCGCTTCCATGATCTCAGTCCGGCAAACTCCCCCAAAAAGTGGGCTGGCCTCCGGACAAAACCATGCTTCAATAGAGGTCTCAGTCGATCACCTCGACGATCCGACGGGTGCCTGGCTCGACCAGAACCGTGCGGCCGTTGACCACGGTGTAGCGATATTCACGCGCCGCGCGATATTCGGCCGGAACCTCGTAATAGGTCACGCCGCTTGCAGGTAATACGGCGCCGACACGGACCTCGCGGTCATAGGTATAGGACGGACGATGCTGTTCGACGACATAGCTGCGGAAGCGCGGGCGATCGTCGACGCCCAGTACACCGGCCACGCCGCCAACCACCCCGCCGATCGTGCCTCCTACAATAGCTCCCACGGGGCCTGCAGCGCGTTCACCTTCGGCAGCCCCGCGCTCGATGCCCCCGGGAACGCCCTGGGCATGAGCAAGAGCAGGAATCGCCATCGTAGCAACGACGGCGGCAGTTCCGAGAAGACGGCGGATCATGACGATCTCCCATTTTGCGATTGCACATATTGCGGCGATACAAGTGCGTCGCCTTTGCAATGGTTCCGGAGAGAGAACCGCGAAACGGAGACAGAATCGCGAAACAATGCGCGCCCTTATCTGATGAGCCCTGCAGCCTTCAATGCGCGCGTAATCGCGCCGGAAACATCGAGCGCACGCCGAACGGGAGGATCACGACGTGCGCTGCGACGCTCCTGTTCCGCCCGCCGAGACTGCCGGCTGCGCAACTCATCCGTGGCCGCGGTGCGAATCGGCTCCTGTTTGGTGAGACCGAAGAACTGCGCAATGTACCAGGACGACGAGATGCCGGCGTCGAGCATAAACTTCGAGACCGCGCCATAAGGGTCTTCATGGCCCTCGATCGCGAGCGGCGTGCCATGGGCCATGCCGGTGATGGTGTAGGACTCCACCATCGTCTCTCCCTTGCCATTCCACCACACTTCACGCGGATAGCCA
Coding sequences within:
- a CDS encoding acyl-CoA dehydrogenase family protein; this translates as MPLLLNEEQTMLRDSARGFIGDKAPIAHFRQLRDSKDATGFSRDHWKTFAEMGFAGLLVPEAHGGSGLGAVEAGVIMEEIGRTLMPSPFFATSVLSVTALRGGSEAQQAAWLPKIVDGSLLAALAVDEGNKHRPHHIAMKAERAGNGFKLSGDKAFVVDGHVADLLIVAARSGGTPGEREGLTLFAVDPKATGITIERTVMVDAHNAARVAFDNVAVDADSVLGEVDQGGALLDRVLNIGRAAAAAEMVGLSDEVFGRTVTYLKERKQFGKLIGEFQALQHRAAHLYTEIEVTRAAAMKALQLLDAEAPNAAAAVAVAKAKAGTTATLAVQEGVQMHGGMGMTDQFDIGLFMKRARVCQELLGDSNYHADQLAKLKKY
- a CDS encoding acyl-CoA dehydrogenase family protein codes for the protein MSDLDQFRSDTRAWLEANCPPEMRKPVTADEDVFWGGRNTKFASEPQRLWFERMRDKGWTVPDWPKQYGGGGLDGAEAKILREEMARIGARPPLSSFGIWMLGPALLKYGNDEQKKEHLPKIAAGLIRWCQGYSEPNAGSDLASLQTRAESDGDHYVINGQKIWTSYANYADWIFCLVRTDPAAKKHDGISFILFDMTSPGVSTKPILLISGKSPFCETFFDNVRVPKSHVVGTVNRGWDVAKYLLQHERAMISGMGERGVGRPLGQIAADSVGVDAQGRLDDAMLRGQIASFEVDEAALACAAERAVDLAKAGQGHPAFSSAMKYYGTELNKRRYEILMSAGGIGALEWESPRSHEGARPRAWLRTKANSIEGGTSEVMLGIVAKRILDLPGA
- a CDS encoding carboxymuconolactone decarboxylase family protein; translated protein: MRLKLLSPGEMSVDQKAIYDESIASKRGKPPEPMMAWLASPEMARHATRLGAFLRYDTSLSAAHAELAILVTARHWTAHFEWYAHKKFALAGGLDPAIIEDIKNRRTPTFTETKERVIYDVAKSLHEAQGLSQPLYDEAVDVLGAKALVEIIGLCGYYTMVSMTLNTYQFGLPDGQVSELL
- a CDS encoding VOC family protein; translation: MPTANPPIPAGTRIGHVHLKVADLDRALGFYRDVLGFQVKQRYGDQAVFIAAGDYHHHIGLNTWESKGGHPPAPGTTGLFHTAILYPTRAALADALHRVRAAGIPLDGASDHGVSEALYLRDPDQNGVELYWDRPESEWPRDANGEIAMFTKRLDVEDLLKAREV
- a CDS encoding MFS transporter; this encodes MDATSHGTDGETSIRYEGWRIVGVCFVLATFGWALGFYGQSVYLAELQRVHGWPASIIATATTFFYLVGALMVAFVSEAMRMLGPRNTLLAGVGMLSVATILLGQITAPWQLYAVNVLLAFGWAGTSLGAITNTLGLWFDKKRGMAISLALNGASFGGIVGVPLMVAASNAFGFAGATVAAVAAMLLLLVPVILLFVGHPPHRAGVGHVAAANTPSSTRFRAEAMRNVAFLTVTIAFALGLFAQVGFIVHLISFLDPVIGRERAAAAVSLMTIMAVVGRVLFSTVIDRLNQRLASALSFLSQAVALAIVVNTQSAPLVFVACALFGFSVGNLITLPALIVQREFDPRAFGVLVSLITSVTQVTYAFGPGIVGWLRDISGSYSVPFYSCMALQVIAAMMIMIRGRRAD
- a CDS encoding ActR/PrrA/RegA family redox response regulator transcription factor: MNALAEVTEQTDRSLLIVEDDKPFLERLSRAMETRGFTVTSCDTVSDGLAHIGKSAPAFAVVDLRLGDGNGLDVVSALKQQRPDARAIVLTGYGNIATAVTAVKMGAVDYLSKPADADDVVNALLAIDSDKSELPSNPMSADRVRWEHIQRIYEMCNRNVSETARRLNMHRRTLQRILAKRAPR
- a CDS encoding MmcB family DNA repair protein yields the protein MESTAVQTPTLIFDRRQSETALAVARGTARLLRSLGFSCVAELPLPSGRRADLVAMNEKGEIWIVEIKSSVEDLRADQKWPDYRAHCDRLFFAFTQDLPCEIFPADTGLIVADAYGAHVQCEAPEHRLAAATRKSMMLRFAMTAAYRLNRLHDPQGHAALPNEL
- a CDS encoding vWA domain-containing protein, with product MSLARIGRVALIVAAASLPQAAFTSFAHAKPTVEVAFVLDTTGSMAGLIEGAKRKIWSIATSILDQNPDADIRMGLVAYRDIGDEYVTKKFDLTTDIQDLYANLLQVRAQGGGDWPESVNEALDVAINKLQWSKGGDIRRIVFLVGDAPPHMDYAQDTKYETTMKVAQQKEIIVNAVLAGGARDTERAWRDIAQRGDGRFIAIPQDGGQVVIIETPYDEEIIILQNEINKTVIPYGPRTLQKRTEEKTRQLSEVARAAPASASDMASYINKRAKLSSEAVTGGGDLVADVASGSKRLDGVKDDELPESLRKLSMRDRTAELEKQMTLRKELNAKLTALVVKRDAYVAAQRDKTGAPKASSFDREVEATLKVQLKK
- a CDS encoding MBL fold metallo-hydrolase, yielding MTENAPKAQAGGTIIPVTLFQQNCMLLWDEATRQAVVIDPGGDVPLIREAIAKANVQVGQIWLTHGHIDHVGGAAELRDALKVEIIGPHKADEFLLDNVESSGANYGIAGVRNFKPDRWLEEGDIVSVGGLSFEILHCPGHSPGSVVYYSKGMKFAHVGDVLFAGSVGRTDLPGGSHETLISSIMNKLIPLGDDVGFICGHGPGSSIGQERMTNPFLTGMA
- a CDS encoding DUF1236 domain-containing protein; the encoded protein is MIRRLLGTAAVVATMAIPALAHAQGVPGGIERGAAEGERAAGPVGAIVGGTIGGVVGGVAGVLGVDDRPRFRSYVVEQHRPSYTYDREVRVGAVLPASGVTYYEVPAEYRAAREYRYTVVNGRTVLVEPGTRRIVEVID